Below is a window of Enterococcus gilvus ATCC BAA-350 DNA.
CTTTTCCATTGAGCTGAATCGTCTTACAGTCCTGTCCGCCGATGTCGATGACCTGCTTGACCCCCGGAGATAAGTAATCCGCCCCTTTCCCGTGGCAAGTGATCTCTGTGATCACTAAGTCCGCCGGCAACAGCTTTCTTCCATACCCCGTCGTAACCAGCTTCAACTCATGCAGCACATAGCTCTTCTTGAAATAATCAACCACCGCCGTCATGGCGCCTTTGGGGTTCCCAGCGGTTGGGATCAAGTATTTGTCGATCATTTCTTCGTCGCAGAAGAGCACCCCTTTTGTAGTGGTGGAGCCCGAATCTAATCCTATTGTGTACATACAGCCTCTTCCTCTAACATTTCGATAAACGCAGTCACGCGGGTATTGATCTGCTCGATATCTGATGTGGAATAGTCGGTTTCTAAATACATATACGGTGTTTGTTTTTCTTCATTCAAGAAGCGTTTGATCTTCAGCGATTCGACAGAGAATGGAATACAATTTTGCAGGACCATGTCGATCACCCCATCCACTTGATAGTCGTCGATCATCTGGCCTAACAGCTCTTTCCGCGGCTGATTGTTGGACATACAGGCACAGCCGATATTGATGTATTTATCGGTCAATGCTTGGTACACGTCTTCCTCCTTCTCATCCACCAGCCGTTCCACGGCCTTCGCCACGGTACAGTTTTCATACGCAACCACCAAGCCGCCGTTTTCTTCGATCGCGCGAATGACTTTTTCTGTCACGCCGCCCATCGGAGAACCTGTCACTAAGATTCTTGGTTTCTTCTCCAAACGCTTGCCGGCTTCATACTCTGCCTTCACCTTAGCCGTGGTTTCCTCCAGCATCTCGATGACTTCTTCTTTATCAAATTTGTATTGCGAGCCATACATGACCTTGAAAATTTCCTGACCGGTGATCGCAGGCGGATTCAGCTGACCTAGACGATAGAAATTTTGTTTTGCTTTTCGTTCGCGGTTTTTTAATAGGATGGCTTCGCGAATCTTCTCATCGGTGATCTCCACACCTAAGAAATCTTCCAATTTTTCTTTGAAGCGAACCATTTCGCTGTACCACAATTTTTTACTTTCCTCGGTGTCTCTCATATGCGGAAGCTGCATCAAATACGTGTCCTTGAATTCTTCCATATATTCATACATTTTTTTCTTCCCATCACAGGTCGTTTCCCCCACCACTAGATCAGAAAAGTAGAAATACGGGCATTTATCGGTTTTTCCGAAGCCGTAGCTGGATTTGATCAGCGGGCAAAGATTCCGCGGCAGATCTTCCTCGGCATCAGGGATCGTCTCATCCGAAGTCGAACACAGACTGATCTGGATCGCTCCGCCTGCAAGCACTAATTCCTCCGGCATAAAGGTACAATAGACCCCAACGACGGGCTTGCCCTGTTCTTTGATCTCCTTGACAGCTAAAAAGCCTTGTCTTCTCGCTTCGCCAAACTCATCAAAAATCTCTGGTAAACTCGTTTTTAATTCCATTTTTTAATCCATTCCTTCCCATTTTTAGAAATCTTTTTACGAATCGCTTGTTGCTCATACCCTCACATTGAAGCATGCAATACTGTGCCATTCATCTGTTTTCCTCCAATAGAAAAGAGCACACCAAAAAAAGGCCTGCTCCTGGATACTTATCTATTCTGTTTATCCGAGGAGGAAAAATATTCAGCTGACGTGCTTAGAACCTCTAAGTTTTGGTTCACTCATAGTCATCGTCTAAACATTGTTCCACCTCCGATTACACTCGTTGTCCAATTTTCTCGTGGATCTCTTGATCATAGCCGTAAACTTTGTGTAAGCAGTTACAATCACTAGCTACAGTATAACGAAGGCAAAATACCGTCGCAAGGCTTTCAAAAGAGAATCGTTCTCAGTTCTCAAGGAGTCGTTTCCCCTCGCGCCTGTCACCCCATTTTTATTTTTAATAAAAAATTTGCTGAAAAAAAGCCGCAGCCTTTTCTGCTGCGACTTCACTACTTCTATTCCGATTTCTTGCGATTAAATAGAACATACATCCCGATCAATAACACGCACGAAGCGAGTGAGACGAGATGTCCATTACTTACCCCCCGCAGCAGGTGATGAATAAAAGTATCTTCCACCAGCATCGATCCCGCTGTGTAAGCGATCAGGAGTGCGCCGATCCAGATCAGCCAAGGGAACCGATCCATCAGCTTCAATATGACCTGACTCCCGAAAATAACGATGGGAATACTAATGATCAACCCAAGCACAGCCAAGCCAAAGTGCCCGTCAGCCACGCCAGCGATCGCCAGTACATTGTCGAGACTCATCACGAGGTCTGCAATGATGATGGTACGAACCGCAGAGGGCAGTGTCGTTTCACTTTTGACATCGGCCTCTTCTCCGTTCGATTTCAATAAGTCATAGGCGATATAAAACAACAACCCCGCGCCAACGATCTTGACGTAAGGGACCAATAATAATTCAACCGCGATCAACATCAACAGGATACGCAATACGATCGCACCCGCAGTTCCGATCACGATGGCTTTATTTTGTGCACTTGCAGGCAGCTTTCTAGTTGCCAATGCGATCACGACTGCATTGTCGCCACTTAATACCAAATTCAACAGGATGATCGAAAGAACTTTCGATACAATTTCAATACTCATTTCCTTTTTTGCCTCCTAAAAAAATCATCCTGTCTA
It encodes the following:
- a CDS encoding TerC family protein, giving the protein MSIEIVSKVLSIILLNLVLSGDNAVVIALATRKLPASAQNKAIVIGTAGAIVLRILLMLIAVELLLVPYVKIVGAGLLFYIAYDLLKSNGEEADVKSETTLPSAVRTIIIADLVMSLDNVLAIAGVADGHFGLAVLGLIISIPIVIFGSQVILKLMDRFPWLIWIGALLIAYTAGSMLVEDTFIHHLLRGVSNGHLVSLASCVLLIGMYVLFNRKKSE
- a CDS encoding double-cubane-cluster-containing anaerobic reductase encodes the protein MELKTSLPEIFDEFGEARRQGFLAVKEIKEQGKPVVGVYCTFMPEELVLAGGAIQISLCSTSDETIPDAEEDLPRNLCPLIKSSYGFGKTDKCPYFYFSDLVVGETTCDGKKKMYEYMEEFKDTYLMQLPHMRDTEESKKLWYSEMVRFKEKLEDFLGVEITDEKIREAILLKNRERKAKQNFYRLGQLNPPAITGQEIFKVMYGSQYKFDKEEVIEMLEETTAKVKAEYEAGKRLEKKPRILVTGSPMGGVTEKVIRAIEENGGLVVAYENCTVAKAVERLVDEKEEDVYQALTDKYINIGCACMSNNQPRKELLGQMIDDYQVDGVIDMVLQNCIPFSVESLKIKRFLNEEKQTPYMYLETDYSTSDIEQINTRVTAFIEMLEEEAVCTQ